Proteins from a genomic interval of Candidatus Rubidus massiliensis:
- the dnaE gene encoding DNA polymerase III subunit alpha, with amino-acid sequence MFTHLHVHSQYSILDASASISSIAKKSAEYGMKACALTDHGNLFGAVEFYKACKEVNVKPIIGCELYVAPDSRFDKKKEVGQRSNFHLTLLAKDKEGYRNLCKLSSAGYLEGFYYYPRVDAEVLSSHAKGLVCLSGCMSSKLSQAILSGNETLIHETIQWYKNLFGEDYYLELQRHKMTEADIQKDGFYQETWLLQQYQDYIQKQDKINDKLIKLSKEYNINLVATNDSHYIKREDWYSHQILLNIQSGEPCEVWEKDSLGNPKYKIPNPKRRTYSSNECYFKSPEQMIELFQDLPEAIANTLQIAEKCVMELDFKTKHYPTYIPPALEGKEFTKEQQAQAVESYLWDLCNEGIEKRYTQERLDKVKEIYPDKEPKELVKERLNYEMGIIVPKGMSDYLLIVWDFIHWAKQNGIPVGPGRGSGAGSIVLYLIGVTDIEPLRFHLFFERFINPERISYPDIDVDICMDRREDVINYTLNKYGKDNVAQIITFNTMKAKMSIKDVGRALNVPLSKVNAIAKLVPDDLNITLDKALEIDYELRAMYEQDEEARRILDIGRKLEGSIRNSGIHAAGLIICGEPLTNYIPVCVAKDSQMPVTQYSMKPVESVGMLKVDFLGLKTLTAVNICVDAAQKNSQNKIDWMNLPLDDSPTFQLLNQGKTLGVFQLESGGMQDLARQLHLDKFEEIIAVGALYRPGPMDMIPSFINRKHGREPIEYDHPWMNDILNETYGIMVYQEQVMQIASKLALFSLGEGDVLRRAMGKKDLEQMAQQREKFKKGASQNEIKENISMQIFDKMEKFAAYGFNKSHAAAYGYLSYVTAFLKANYPKEWMAALMTCDRDDLTKVAKFIRECQAMHIAMLPPDINESGTTFVATPNGIRFAMSGIKGVGTGVVETIIQERSKRGVFTSLYNFLERVESSKVGKKVIENLIDAGAFDFTKWSRDALKVGLEPMFESANKERQEKALGVMSFFSLMGESNQSRFDKEPQVKIKSSKLAILLKEKELLGLFLTGHPMDIYRDVLNRLSCQTLDKIEFMDHDTVFRTALIIESVEVRISSKTQRKFAILIVGDGIERFELPIWSDLYEDKGHLLTENQLLYAVLQVDKREEATKLSCRWLGDLTKADEAMIAECDAAYDKAKHMANRFAKQKSQKPTDEKKQTINKMSNKPTVQPQVIKKNVNIELHLDLDHLKLSHLLQIKEYFQQHKGATPLKISFDVNHRPLANLHIDSRWGVNLDEELSKKLKLIPGFISLDLCEVE; translated from the coding sequence ATGTTTACTCATTTACACGTTCACTCTCAATATTCCATTTTAGATGCGTCTGCATCTATCAGCTCGATCGCTAAAAAAAGTGCAGAATATGGGATGAAGGCCTGCGCTCTAACGGATCATGGAAATCTTTTTGGGGCTGTAGAATTTTACAAAGCCTGTAAAGAGGTTAATGTCAAACCGATTATTGGATGTGAATTATATGTGGCACCTGACTCTCGTTTTGATAAAAAAAAGGAAGTCGGGCAAAGATCTAACTTTCACTTGACTTTACTGGCTAAAGATAAGGAAGGATATCGCAATTTATGCAAACTTTCTTCTGCGGGTTACTTGGAAGGATTTTATTATTACCCAAGAGTAGACGCAGAAGTTTTAAGTTCTCATGCAAAAGGATTAGTCTGCTTGTCTGGATGTATGAGTAGCAAATTATCGCAAGCAATCCTTTCAGGTAACGAAACTTTAATTCATGAAACTATCCAATGGTATAAAAATTTATTTGGTGAAGATTATTATTTAGAATTGCAGCGTCATAAAATGACCGAAGCTGATATTCAAAAAGATGGTTTTTACCAAGAGACATGGTTACTTCAACAATACCAAGATTATATTCAGAAACAAGACAAAATTAATGATAAATTAATTAAGCTATCTAAAGAATATAATATAAATTTAGTCGCAACCAATGACTCCCATTATATTAAAAGGGAAGATTGGTATTCTCACCAAATCTTGCTAAATATTCAATCAGGTGAACCTTGTGAGGTTTGGGAAAAAGATTCTTTGGGCAATCCAAAATATAAAATACCAAATCCTAAACGACGAACCTATTCTTCGAATGAATGTTATTTTAAATCCCCCGAACAAATGATCGAGCTTTTTCAGGATCTTCCTGAAGCCATTGCCAATACTTTACAGATAGCTGAAAAATGTGTGATGGAACTCGATTTTAAAACAAAGCATTACCCAACATATATTCCACCAGCTTTAGAAGGAAAAGAATTTACAAAAGAACAGCAAGCTCAAGCTGTAGAAAGTTATTTGTGGGATTTATGCAATGAGGGGATTGAAAAGCGCTATACTCAAGAAAGGCTTGATAAAGTTAAAGAAATCTATCCTGATAAAGAGCCTAAAGAATTGGTTAAGGAAAGGCTAAATTACGAAATGGGGATAATTGTTCCCAAAGGAATGAGTGATTATTTACTTATAGTTTGGGATTTTATTCATTGGGCTAAACAAAATGGTATTCCTGTCGGGCCTGGAAGGGGATCGGGCGCAGGTTCTATTGTCTTATACTTGATCGGAGTTACAGATATCGAACCACTTCGATTTCACTTGTTTTTTGAACGTTTCATCAATCCCGAAAGAATTTCTTATCCCGATATTGACGTTGATATTTGTATGGATCGGCGCGAAGACGTTATTAATTACACTTTAAATAAGTATGGAAAAGACAACGTTGCCCAAATCATAACTTTTAATACTATGAAAGCCAAAATGTCCATTAAGGACGTTGGTAGAGCATTAAATGTCCCTTTGTCTAAAGTGAATGCAATTGCTAAGCTCGTTCCAGATGACTTAAACATAACCTTAGATAAAGCTCTTGAAATCGATTATGAGCTAAGAGCAATGTATGAGCAAGATGAAGAAGCTCGCAGAATTTTAGATATAGGCAGAAAACTCGAAGGATCAATTCGAAATAGTGGAATTCACGCTGCAGGCTTAATCATTTGTGGAGAACCTTTAACAAACTATATTCCCGTTTGTGTAGCCAAAGACTCTCAAATGCCTGTGACACAGTATTCAATGAAACCTGTCGAATCAGTTGGAATGTTAAAAGTTGACTTTTTGGGTTTAAAAACTTTAACCGCTGTAAATATTTGTGTGGATGCGGCTCAAAAAAACAGTCAAAATAAAATTGACTGGATGAATTTGCCCCTCGATGATAGTCCTACTTTCCAGTTACTAAATCAAGGTAAAACACTTGGAGTATTCCAATTAGAATCTGGTGGAATGCAAGATTTAGCAAGGCAACTCCATTTAGATAAATTTGAAGAGATTATCGCGGTAGGAGCCCTTTATCGTCCAGGTCCGATGGATATGATTCCAAGTTTTATCAATAGAAAGCATGGAAGGGAACCGATTGAATATGATCATCCATGGATGAACGATATTTTGAATGAAACGTATGGGATCATGGTTTACCAAGAGCAGGTGATGCAAATCGCAAGTAAGTTAGCCCTGTTTTCTTTAGGGGAAGGGGACGTCTTGCGAAGGGCTATGGGAAAAAAAGACCTTGAACAAATGGCTCAACAAAGAGAAAAATTTAAAAAAGGCGCCTCACAAAACGAAATTAAAGAAAATATATCCATGCAAATTTTCGATAAAATGGAAAAATTTGCAGCCTATGGTTTTAATAAATCCCACGCCGCAGCTTATGGTTACTTGTCTTATGTGACTGCTTTTTTAAAGGCTAATTATCCAAAAGAGTGGATGGCAGCCTTAATGACATGTGATCGGGACGATTTGACAAAAGTAGCCAAGTTTATTCGTGAATGTCAAGCTATGCATATAGCCATGTTGCCGCCAGATATTAACGAATCAGGAACAACTTTTGTAGCTACTCCAAACGGAATTCGTTTTGCTATGTCTGGAATAAAAGGGGTTGGCACGGGAGTTGTTGAAACAATCATACAAGAACGTTCTAAAAGGGGTGTATTTACTAGCCTATATAACTTTTTAGAGAGGGTAGAATCTTCAAAAGTTGGAAAAAAAGTTATTGAAAACTTAATAGATGCTGGTGCATTTGATTTTACTAAATGGTCAAGAGATGCTCTAAAAGTTGGCTTAGAGCCAATGTTTGAAAGCGCTAATAAGGAAAGACAAGAAAAAGCCTTAGGCGTCATGTCATTTTTTTCTTTAATGGGGGAATCAAACCAATCTCGTTTTGACAAGGAACCACAAGTTAAAATTAAATCGTCAAAATTGGCTATACTTTTAAAAGAAAAAGAGTTACTCGGATTATTCTTGACCGGACATCCCATGGATATTTACCGCGATGTATTAAACCGATTATCCTGTCAGACACTTGATAAAATTGAATTCATGGATCACGACACTGTTTTTCGGACAGCTTTAATTATTGAGTCTGTAGAGGTGAGAATTTCATCCAAAACCCAAAGAAAATTCGCAATATTGATCGTGGGGGATGGGATAGAGCGTTTTGAGTTGCCTATTTGGTCAGATCTTTATGAAGATAAAGGGCACCTATTAACCGAAAATCAATTGTTATATGCTGTTTTGCAGGTAGATAAAAGAGAAGAGGCAACTAAATTATCGTGTCGTTGGCTTGGAGACTTAACGAAGGCTGATGAAGCAATGATTGCAGAATGTGATGCAGCGTATGATAAAGCAAAACATATGGCCAATCGCTTTGCAAAACAAAAAAGTCAAAAACCAACTGATGAAAAAAAACAAACTATAAATAAGATGAGCAATAAACCAACAGTGCAACCTCAAGTTATAAAAAAAAATGTGAATATAGAGTTACATTTAGATTTAGATCATTTGAAACTTAGCCATCTTTTACAAATCAAAGAATATTTTCAACAGCACAAGGGAGCAACTCCTTTAAAAATTTCTTTTGATGTTAATCATCGACCACTAGCAAATTTACATATTGATAGTCGTTGGGGAGTAAATTTAGATGAAGAGTTATCAAAAAAATTAAAACTTATCCCTGGATTTATTTCCCTTGATTTATGTGAAGTTGAATAA
- the hisS gene encoding Histidine--tRNA ligase — MKFSIPPGVFDILPSQDPKDWHSSYLWEYLETTFRKTARSFGFKEIRTPAFERTELFIRGVGEETDIVSKEMYTFEDKGNRSMTLRPEGTASVMRSFIENHKEMPSKGSLFKVFYFGPMFRYERAQAGRYRQHHQGGAEIIGNDCPEQDVELIDFIFTFYRHLKLQNLHLKINNLGDKDCREKFKSALLDYLKDYLEKLSNDSQRRFVKNPLRILDSKDPTDKEIIKNAPSILDFLNSADKDRFEKTKSLLDELSIKYTVDDKLVRGLDYYNHLVFEVVSNDLGAQNSLAGGGRYNGLLKQLDGPDLPTIGFGTGFERILQTMLAQNVQLPSPYRPTIFFIPLGQKGRTICFSLTHYLRQQNISAEMDLLERKINKAMQHANNINAKYVCVIGDNEVETGTIELKEMISGTVSKLPISSLLRVLTLEQNNENYLNTWNEISKPFTDQQEAKFFLAKIEEALAFTTKTTTDLQNTLAELKKIID; from the coding sequence ATGAAATTTTCAATTCCACCAGGTGTATTTGATATTCTACCTTCTCAAGATCCAAAAGATTGGCACAGTTCCTATCTTTGGGAATATCTTGAAACCACTTTTAGAAAGACGGCAAGAAGTTTTGGATTCAAAGAAATTAGAACTCCAGCTTTTGAACGGACGGAACTTTTTATTCGGGGAGTTGGTGAAGAAACTGACATTGTTTCAAAAGAAATGTATACTTTTGAAGACAAAGGCAATCGTTCGATGACGTTAAGGCCAGAAGGTACTGCCTCTGTCATGAGATCTTTTATAGAAAACCACAAAGAAATGCCTAGCAAAGGGTCTCTATTTAAAGTTTTTTATTTTGGACCTATGTTTCGCTATGAAAGAGCCCAAGCTGGAAGATATCGACAACACCATCAGGGGGGGGCTGAAATTATAGGCAATGATTGCCCTGAACAGGATGTTGAATTAATCGATTTTATTTTTACTTTTTACAGACATTTAAAATTACAAAATCTACATTTGAAAATAAATAACTTAGGCGATAAAGATTGTAGAGAAAAATTTAAATCAGCTTTGTTAGATTATTTAAAAGATTATTTAGAAAAGCTTTCTAACGATAGCCAAAGACGTTTTGTAAAAAATCCTTTACGCATTTTAGATTCTAAAGATCCGACAGATAAAGAAATTATAAAAAACGCTCCTTCCATTTTAGATTTTTTAAATTCTGCCGATAAAGATCGATTTGAAAAAACAAAATCATTGCTAGATGAATTGTCAATTAAGTACACCGTTGATGATAAGCTTGTAAGAGGCTTAGATTATTATAATCATTTGGTTTTTGAAGTAGTTTCTAATGATCTTGGAGCGCAAAACAGCTTAGCTGGCGGAGGTCGTTATAACGGTTTATTAAAACAATTGGATGGCCCAGATCTTCCAACAATTGGCTTTGGAACAGGCTTTGAAAGAATTTTACAAACAATGCTAGCACAAAATGTACAATTACCTTCTCCATATCGCCCAACTATTTTTTTTATTCCTCTTGGACAAAAAGGACGAACCATTTGTTTTTCTCTAACCCATTATTTAAGACAGCAAAATATTAGCGCTGAAATGGATCTTTTAGAAAGAAAAATAAATAAAGCTATGCAACATGCTAATAATATTAATGCTAAATATGTATGTGTTATTGGTGATAATGAGGTAGAAACCGGAACCATTGAATTAAAAGAAATGATTTCAGGTACAGTTTCAAAACTTCCCATATCAAGTTTATTACGTGTCTTGACTTTAGAGCAAAATAATGAAAATTATTTAAATACTTGGAATGAGATATCTAAACCTTTTACTGATCAACAAGAAGCTAAATTTTTTCTAGCAAAAATTGAAGAAGCTTTAGCCTTTACAACGAAAACAACAACTGATTTACAAAACACTCTCGCTGAATTAAAAAAAATAATTGATTAG
- the aspS gene encoding Aspartate--tRNA ligase, with amino-acid sequence MLDYRRTHDCGQLRREQVGQNVNLSGWVHRRRDHGGLIFVDLRDRYGLTQLVFDPNLNPQAHKVGEKIRSEYVITISGTVRNRQDGMVNTKLATGEIEVYVDNVEVLSKAKTPPFAISDEQIDVNEELRLKYRYLDIRRGDIAQKLMIRHKVMYAIREFLNDKDFLEITTPILGKSTPEGARDYLVPSRITTGSFFALPQSPQIFKQILMVAGLDRYFQIAQCFRDEDLRADRQPEFTQIDMEMSFGKPDDLMLIIEELFKYIFKKIKNIDLNLPFKRMTYHECINLYGCDRPDLRYGMELFELSDIAKESHFSIFQEQIENGGIVKGLCVKGGSDLSRKNIEEYTQFVGQLGIKGLAWMKYQDNILQSNIVKYFSEESQKLLIKRANVSEGDLIFMIADSPSKVNQGLDHLRRKLAKDRKLIQDHTFEFLWVTDFPLFQKDVETGRLVSEHHPFTSPNFEDLHLIDSNPLQMRSYAYDLVLNGYEIGGGSQRIHDNDLQKKIFTLLNLSEDDLKQKFGFFIEALSYGTPPHLGLALGLDRIVMILTNTENIKDVIAFPKTQKASDLMLECPSKVAEEQLKDLKIKVQNSDLS; translated from the coding sequence ATGCTAGATTATCGGCGCACGCATGATTGTGGACAATTAAGACGTGAACAAGTTGGTCAAAATGTTAATTTATCCGGTTGGGTACATCGTAGAAGAGATCATGGTGGATTAATTTTTGTGGACTTGCGCGATAGATATGGGCTTACTCAGTTGGTTTTTGACCCCAATTTAAATCCACAAGCGCATAAAGTCGGTGAAAAAATACGCTCTGAATATGTAATCACTATCTCTGGAACTGTTCGAAATAGACAAGATGGTATGGTTAATACTAAATTAGCAACGGGCGAAATTGAAGTTTATGTAGATAACGTTGAAGTGCTTTCTAAAGCTAAAACCCCTCCTTTTGCGATAAGTGACGAACAAATAGATGTTAATGAAGAGTTGCGATTAAAATATCGCTATTTAGACATTCGTAGAGGCGATATAGCTCAAAAATTGATGATAAGGCATAAAGTAATGTATGCCATTCGAGAATTTTTAAATGATAAAGATTTTTTAGAAATTACTACCCCTATTTTAGGTAAATCAACACCAGAAGGAGCTCGTGATTACTTAGTACCTTCCAGAATTACTACAGGCTCTTTTTTTGCTTTACCTCAATCACCTCAAATATTTAAACAAATTTTAATGGTGGCAGGTCTTGATAGATATTTTCAAATAGCTCAATGCTTTAGAGATGAAGATTTACGAGCAGATCGTCAACCTGAATTTACGCAAATAGACATGGAAATGAGCTTTGGAAAGCCAGACGACCTCATGTTAATCATTGAAGAGCTCTTTAAATATATTTTCAAAAAAATAAAAAATATAGATTTGAACCTTCCTTTTAAAAGAATGACCTATCATGAATGTATCAATTTATATGGTTGTGATAGACCTGACTTAAGATATGGTATGGAATTATTTGAACTATCAGATATTGCCAAGGAAAGTCATTTTTCTATTTTTCAAGAACAGATTGAAAATGGTGGAATTGTTAAAGGGTTATGTGTCAAAGGTGGAAGTGATTTATCTAGAAAAAATATAGAAGAATATACTCAATTTGTGGGTCAGCTTGGAATTAAAGGTTTAGCTTGGATGAAATATCAAGATAATATTTTACAATCAAATATTGTAAAATATTTTTCGGAAGAGAGTCAGAAATTGTTAATAAAACGAGCCAATGTTTCTGAAGGGGATCTTATATTTATGATCGCAGATTCACCCTCCAAGGTAAATCAAGGCTTAGATCATTTACGTCGCAAATTAGCAAAAGATAGAAAGCTCATACAAGATCATACCTTTGAATTTTTATGGGTGACTGACTTCCCTCTGTTTCAAAAGGATGTAGAAACAGGTCGATTAGTAAGCGAACACCATCCTTTTACTTCTCCCAATTTTGAAGATCTTCATCTAATTGATAGCAATCCATTACAAATGAGATCATATGCTTATGACCTTGTTTTGAATGGGTATGAGATTGGGGGAGGCTCACAACGTATCCATGACAATGATTTGCAAAAGAAAATTTTTACATTATTAAATTTAAGTGAAGATGATTTGAAGCAAAAATTTGGCTTTTTTATTGAAGCTTTATCATATGGCACTCCACCGCATCTTGGTTTAGCATTAGGTCTTGATAGAATCGTTATGATTTTAACTAATACTGAAAATATAAAAGATGTAATAGCTTTTCCTAAAACTCAAAAGGCTAGTGACTTAATGCTTGAATGCCCTTCAAAAGTGGCAGAAGAACAATTAAAAGATTTAAAAATCAAAGTACAAAATAGTGATTTATCATAG
- a CDS encoding Protein kinase domain protein, protein MNKVSYWSAPKLVNDYFDKLTRKNSTILRNCKLVTHQDICQFKSIILDNLRNLNCQAKKVHFKNIPFFLYCKSRKIKVYYAEKIYKSNLNFIYKITELLKERNRVLKLSINSKVMDNSLKKEYSFFKNLPLNFSKVYSSKNFKLWQFPNFALEMPLVSGDYFGVEKDINKISLQMKLKMFLAVVEDALLLHNNSRIIGDIKLENIFFSDQNGKWEMFLADLGGLWHWSSKNEHSHELPFTITPLCMAKTDYFHCKLICKTGKISDPQSVEFFKKLDVFLIGSALYSFLTNEYPFEITCYGDIELLDNEQEFLPHSIIDKLDAELKVLLQKSLALNPNNRPTMEEFATTFSNWCKSN, encoded by the coding sequence ATGAATAAAGTAAGTTATTGGTCAGCGCCTAAACTGGTAAATGATTATTTTGATAAATTAACAAGAAAAAATTCAACTATTTTACGAAATTGTAAACTTGTCACTCATCAAGATATTTGCCAATTTAAATCAATAATTTTGGATAATCTTAGGAATTTAAACTGTCAAGCCAAGAAAGTTCATTTTAAAAATATACCCTTTTTTTTGTACTGCAAAAGTCGTAAAATTAAAGTGTATTACGCTGAAAAAATTTATAAAAGCAATCTGAACTTTATTTATAAGATCACAGAACTATTAAAAGAACGCAATAGAGTTTTAAAGTTATCTATTAACAGTAAAGTTATGGATAACAGCTTAAAAAAGGAATACTCCTTTTTCAAAAATTTACCTTTAAATTTTTCTAAAGTATATTCCTCAAAAAATTTCAAATTATGGCAATTTCCAAACTTTGCCTTAGAAATGCCTTTAGTTAGTGGCGACTATTTTGGTGTGGAAAAAGATATTAATAAAATATCGCTGCAAATGAAATTAAAAATGTTTTTAGCTGTCGTAGAAGATGCTTTACTATTACATAACAATAGCCGAATTATTGGTGATATAAAACTAGAAAACATTTTTTTTAGTGATCAAAATGGAAAATGGGAAATGTTTTTAGCAGATCTTGGGGGTTTATGGCATTGGAGTTCAAAAAATGAACATTCTCATGAATTACCGTTTACAATCACCCCTTTATGTATGGCAAAAACTGATTATTTTCATTGTAAACTAATTTGTAAAACTGGAAAAATTTCTGATCCTCAATCTGTAGAATTTTTTAAAAAATTAGATGTTTTCTTAATTGGAAGCGCTTTATACTCTTTCTTAACTAATGAATATCCATTTGAAATAACTTGCTATGGAGACATAGAACTATTGGATAATGAACAAGAGTTTTTGCCACACTCAATCATAGATAAATTAGATGCAGAACTAAAAGTATTACTTCAGAAATCGTTAGCTTTAAACCCAAACAATCGACCTACAATGGAAGAATTCGCTACAACCTTTTCAAATTGGTGTAAAAGTAACTAA
- the uhpC gene encoding Regulatory protein UhpC: MKSLLQIFQPAPYAEEIKDSEKVNSLYHYWRIRILYSMFIGYALYYFTRKSFTFAMPGIEANLHYDKSQLGLLASIWAITYGISKFASGIISDKSNPRYFMAFGLLMTGILNILFGMSSSLYVFAFLWGLNGWFQGFGWPPCAKFLTHWYSHSERGSWWSTWNVSHNVGAFIIPWVVGAMVYFFDWRYAMYLPGVICVLGSFFLINRLRDTPQSLGLPSIEKFRNDYNGVSPADEQELTTKQILVDYVLKNKFIWLLAISYFFIYIVRTGINDWTTFFLIETKSYSPLKASGCVSLFEVGGFFGSLAAGWSSDRLFGARRGPVNAIFAMTTFLSIFAFWIIPPGYAILDSIAMFLIGFSIFGPQMLIGVAAAELSHKKAAATSTGFAGTFAYLGAAFAGYPLGKIVQDMGWEGFFWTMGICCVCALLLLIPMWNITEKDRAIVEAKVKTA, encoded by the coding sequence GTGAAATCTTTGCTACAAATTTTCCAACCAGCACCTTACGCAGAAGAAATTAAAGATTCTGAAAAAGTTAATTCGTTATATCACTATTGGCGTATTAGAATTTTATACTCTATGTTTATAGGTTATGCTCTTTATTATTTTACAAGGAAAAGCTTTACATTTGCGATGCCAGGAATTGAAGCTAACCTTCATTATGATAAAAGCCAGCTAGGACTTTTGGCAAGTATTTGGGCAATCACGTATGGAATAAGTAAGTTTGCAAGTGGCATTATTTCAGATAAGTCAAATCCTCGGTATTTCATGGCTTTTGGCCTTTTAATGACGGGAATTTTAAATATTTTATTTGGAATGTCTTCGAGTTTATATGTCTTTGCTTTTTTATGGGGATTAAATGGATGGTTTCAAGGATTTGGATGGCCACCATGTGCAAAATTTTTGACCCACTGGTATTCCCATTCAGAGCGAGGTTCTTGGTGGTCTACTTGGAACGTATCCCATAATGTTGGGGCATTTATTATTCCTTGGGTCGTAGGCGCTATGGTCTATTTTTTTGATTGGCGTTACGCAATGTATTTGCCTGGGGTTATCTGCGTATTAGGTTCTTTCTTTTTAATTAATCGTCTAAGAGATACACCTCAATCTTTAGGTCTACCCTCCATTGAAAAGTTTAGAAATGATTATAACGGTGTTTCGCCAGCTGATGAACAAGAACTGACTACAAAGCAAATCTTAGTTGACTACGTTCTAAAAAATAAATTTATATGGCTTTTAGCCATCTCTTACTTTTTTATATATATTGTAAGAACGGGTATTAATGATTGGACTACTTTTTTTCTAATCGAAACTAAAAGTTATAGTCCTTTAAAAGCCAGCGGATGCGTTTCCTTATTTGAAGTTGGGGGATTTTTTGGAAGTTTAGCAGCAGGTTGGTCTTCTGATCGCTTATTTGGAGCTCGAAGGGGCCCGGTTAATGCTATTTTTGCTATGACAACTTTCCTATCTATTTTTGCATTTTGGATCATTCCTCCAGGTTACGCTATTTTAGACTCTATTGCTATGTTTTTGATCGGTTTTTCTATTTTTGGTCCTCAAATGCTAATTGGTGTGGCAGCAGCAGAACTGTCTCATAAAAAGGCGGCTGCGACCTCGACAGGATTTGCTGGAACTTTTGCATACCTCGGAGCCGCTTTTGCAGGCTATCCTCTTGGAAAAATTGTTCAAGATATGGGGTGGGAAGGTTTCTTTTGGACTATGGGTATTTGCTGTGTTTGCGCTTTATTACTATTAATTCCCATGTGGAATATAACAGAAAAAGATAGAGCAATTGTAGAAGCAAAAGTTAAAACGGCTTAA
- a CDS encoding serine/threonine-protein kinase 1 has translation MNITNAYQEQIACTVDKYFASFTSIESLSDFFKKELELKQNINFTTLKEKVKKSLESNVCDIFNDHKITFIVFLKKQKIKVYVSSLLKGESYNLYRVANLQKKKIKVLKSQGDLLSRQNDSRKVEKELSILNSINLSLKKFGKISKVILPTCVAFKMPKMDGDYFDNFKLIHALSIKDKLKAFNSILQDFLSLNENQWIVGDIKLDNILIKQIDDQLNLSLCDFGGCWNKNDIKDLKSDRLFPFETTTTSILLSDVAVMEKYYQHPENNKFDLPDFFEKMDIFMLGIAFFEFLTAQSPYGFTKYNKTLFLDPEQLNVNNLKDLNINEKIAAIITAMIHPSYEERCSINEIQQLVSLIQKE, from the coding sequence ATGAACATTACTAATGCCTATCAAGAACAAATAGCTTGTACAGTCGATAAATATTTTGCTTCTTTCACTTCGATCGAATCATTATCCGATTTTTTTAAGAAAGAGTTGGAATTAAAGCAAAATATCAATTTTACCACTTTGAAAGAAAAAGTAAAAAAAAGTTTAGAGAGTAATGTTTGCGACATTTTTAATGATCACAAGATTACTTTTATCGTTTTTTTGAAGAAGCAAAAAATTAAGGTCTATGTGTCTTCTTTATTAAAAGGAGAATCCTACAATCTTTATAGAGTTGCTAATTTACAAAAGAAAAAAATTAAAGTCTTAAAAAGCCAAGGAGATTTATTAAGTAGACAAAACGATTCAAGAAAAGTAGAAAAAGAACTATCTATTTTAAACTCTATAAATTTAAGTCTGAAAAAGTTTGGAAAAATATCTAAAGTAATATTGCCTACTTGTGTAGCTTTTAAAATGCCAAAAATGGATGGAGACTATTTCGATAATTTTAAATTGATTCATGCTCTATCAATAAAAGATAAATTAAAAGCTTTCAATTCAATCCTTCAAGATTTTTTATCATTAAATGAAAATCAGTGGATAGTAGGTGATATAAAGCTTGATAATATTTTAATAAAACAAATTGATGACCAATTGAATTTATCTTTGTGTGACTTTGGTGGATGTTGGAATAAAAATGACATAAAGGATTTAAAAAGCGATCGACTTTTTCCATTTGAAACAACTACAACCAGCATTTTACTCTCTGATGTAGCAGTTATGGAAAAATATTATCAACATCCTGAAAATAACAAATTCGATCTTCCAGATTTTTTTGAAAAAATGGATATATTTATGCTCGGTATAGCATTTTTCGAATTTTTGACTGCTCAATCCCCTTATGGATTTACTAAATACAACAAAACTTTATTTTTAGATCCGGAACAATTAAATGTAAATAATTTAAAAGACCTCAATATTAATGAAAAAATCGCTGCGATTATTACAGCGATGATTCATCCATCTTATGAAGAAAGATGCAGCATAAATGAAATTCAACAATTGGTCTCACTAATTCAAAAGGAATGA